The Shewanella japonica genome has a window encoding:
- a CDS encoding RluA family pseudouridine synthase: protein MTEFIAPPCAEQISILYQDEHLLLINKPSGLLSLSGKNPLNKDSVHYRLVQDFPSATLVHRLDFGTSGIMLVALNKSINGLLTKQFQDKTIDKTYHATLHGHVSSALAQYGEINAAIAKDTENFPYMKICPDSGKQAKSEFEVLERTMLTIVDSASTQQIPITKVKFTPITGRTHQLRIHSQYIRHPILGCDLYCNSESHALASRLLLHASYLSFTHPVTKQLMNIECEVPF, encoded by the coding sequence ATGACTGAATTTATTGCCCCACCTTGCGCTGAGCAAATCTCAATTCTGTATCAAGACGAACATTTACTGCTAATCAATAAGCCCAGTGGTTTATTGAGTTTATCTGGCAAGAACCCATTGAATAAAGACTCGGTTCATTATCGGCTTGTGCAAGACTTTCCAAGTGCAACCTTAGTGCATAGGTTAGATTTTGGTACATCTGGCATTATGCTGGTGGCATTAAATAAATCCATCAATGGACTACTGACGAAACAGTTTCAAGATAAAACCATTGATAAAACATACCATGCAACCTTGCATGGTCACGTATCGAGTGCGCTTGCTCAATATGGAGAGATTAATGCCGCAATTGCGAAAGATACTGAAAACTTTCCTTACATGAAGATTTGCCCTGATTCTGGCAAACAAGCGAAATCTGAGTTTGAAGTACTTGAGCGAACTATGCTGACAATAGTAGATAGCGCTAGCACTCAACAAATACCAATCACAAAAGTGAAGTTCACTCCAATAACAGGGCGTACTCATCAATTAAGAATTCATAGCCAATATATACGCCATCCCATTTTAGGGTGTGATTTATATTGCAATAGTGAGTCACATGCTCTTGCGTCAAGGTTACTATTGCATGCTAGCTATTTAAGCTTTACCCATCCAGTTACCAAACAATTGATGAATATTGAATGTGAAGTGCCGTTTTAA
- the hppD gene encoding 4-hydroxyphenylpyruvate dioxygenase, with protein MASETNPLGLLGIEFTEFASPDTDFMHQVFIDFGFSMLKKAKANDIVYYKQNDINFLLNKSKQGFSADFAKSHGPAICSMGWRVEDAEFAFNEAVARGAKPADDAAKDMAYPAIYGIGDSLIYFIDVFGEAQNIYKNDFEDLAEPMIVEEKGFMEVDHLTNNVYKGTMEKWANFYKDIFAFTEVRYFDISGAQTALVSYALRSPDGSFCIPINEGKGNNNNQIDEYLGEYNGPGVQHLAFRSRDIVGSLDAMEGTAIKTLDIIPEYYDTIFDKLPQVTEDRDRIKHHQILVDGDDEGYLLQIFTKNLFGPIFIEIIQRKNNLGFGEGNFKALFESIERDQMKRGVL; from the coding sequence ATGGCGAGCGAAACAAACCCACTTGGTCTTTTAGGCATTGAATTTACAGAATTTGCCAGCCCTGACACTGATTTTATGCATCAAGTGTTTATTGACTTTGGTTTTTCTATGCTTAAAAAAGCAAAAGCGAACGATATTGTTTACTACAAGCAAAATGATATTAACTTTTTACTGAACAAGTCTAAGCAAGGTTTCTCGGCGGACTTTGCTAAGTCACATGGCCCTGCTATTTGTTCTATGGGTTGGCGCGTTGAAGATGCTGAATTTGCTTTTAACGAAGCTGTTGCACGTGGTGCAAAACCAGCTGACGATGCAGCTAAAGATATGGCTTACCCTGCTATTTACGGTATTGGCGACAGCTTAATTTACTTTATTGATGTGTTTGGTGAAGCGCAAAACATATACAAAAATGATTTTGAAGATTTAGCCGAGCCAATGATTGTTGAAGAAAAAGGCTTCATGGAAGTCGACCACTTAACCAACAATGTTTATAAAGGCACCATGGAAAAATGGGCAAACTTTTATAAAGACATTTTTGCTTTCACTGAAGTTCGTTACTTTGACATCAGCGGCGCACAAACGGCATTGGTGTCTTATGCTTTGCGTTCACCAGACGGTAGCTTCTGTATTCCAATCAACGAAGGTAAAGGCAACAACAATAACCAGATTGATGAATACTTAGGTGAGTACAATGGCCCTGGTGTGCAGCATTTAGCATTCAGAAGCCGTGATATTGTTGGCTCACTTGATGCGATGGAAGGCACTGCGATTAAAACGCTAGATATTATTCCAGAGTATTACGACACGATTTTTGATAAGTTGCCACAAGTGACTGAAGATCGTGATCGCATTAAACATCACCAAATTTTAGTTGATGGCGATGATGAAGGTTATTTACTGCAAATCTTCACCAAAAACTTATTTGGCCCTATCTTCATTGAGATCATTCAACGTAAGAACAATCTAGGCTTTGGTGAAGGTAACTTTAAAGCTTTGTTTGAATCTATCGAGCGAGATCAAATGAAACGTGGTGTGCTTTAA